A region of Toxorhynchites rutilus septentrionalis strain SRP chromosome 1, ASM2978413v1, whole genome shotgun sequence DNA encodes the following proteins:
- the LOC129762774 gene encoding neprilysin-4 codes for MELKHAKKEHLKKDSQDKAIGCELGINEQTGRVQWCPGYRFAKLLFVIPAAMLPLALLLLLLIRLHVVGSVKITNHHYQPVHYYTDRTNDLDETQTRCQAVRSTVPEVLDIEDRDILKDLRTSFVPSRSVIVPPSCNKPNRYDEVLSFSENIRRSDFATFFRSKRFTARRRKAKKSVMQAITWSNEGNPESIRAAQVENMKKYMDLSADPCDDFYQYACGNWDKVNPIPKDKAGLDTFEILRESLDIVLKNLLLETNDGSLVEVENTLAATTKPPEMEHIRRVRKRIIGKRAVLNKLVLKAQIRKVTKRELSSQVTLENIVNNAETKARNLFISCMNYSRIEKRGLQPLFDLLTSFGGWPVLDPSWRSDSFDWLNMTAHIRKYNNDIMIVEWVGPDIKNSDENIIQFDQTSLGLPTRDYFLQASNKKYLDGYKQFMIDVIVLLGVQLDVAKQTAEEMIEFEIQLANITSSVEERNNVSVLYKKIILENLHDEVPEIDWTKYLSIVMERPMNSSEFVVMFALNYMKDLVQLINQTEPRTVANYILWRFVRHRINNLDDRFLQAKQKFSNVLFGREKNPPRWKNCVNQVNANMGMAVGAMFVRKYFDENSKRDTLAMTYELQQAFREILNETNWLDMPTKHLAEMKVNAMSLRIGYPDFILSHKELNERYADLEIDQEKYFENTLNVLSHIRRTDQNKIGQTVNKTAWHTAPAVVNAYYSRNKNQIMFPAGILQPPFYHRYFPKSMNYGGIGVVIGHELTHGFDDKGRLFDRDGNLYRWWSDHAIEAFHERATCLVQQYGKYTIDEVGVQIDGENTQGENIADNGGIKQAFRAYTKWLSEQTDPELLGNETLPGLNVTNTQLFFLNFAQVWCGVMRPEATRNKLKTAVHSPGKFRVIGTLSNSDDFAREYGCPPDSPMNPSEKCSVW; via the coding sequence ATGGAGCTGAAGCACGCGAAGaaggaacatttgaaaaaagatTCCCAGGATAAGGCGATTGGTTGCGAGTTGGGAATAAACGAGCAAACGGGACGGGTACAGTGGTGCCCTGGATATCGATTCGCGAAGCTGTTGTTCGTGATACCTGCCGCAATGTTACCATTGGCGCTGCTGTTGCTTCTACTTATTCGGCTTCATGTCGTCGGATCGGTAAAGATAACAAACCACCACTATCAACCGGTTCACTACTACACCGATCGCACCAATGATTTGGATGAGACACAAACACGGTGCCAAGCAGTGCGCAGTACAGTTCCCGAAGTGCTGGACATTGAGGATCGCGATATTCTCAAAGACCTGCGAACCTCGTTTGTTCCTAGCCGCTCTGTGATAGTCCCACCGAGTTGCAACAAACCGAATCGGTACGATGAGGTACTGTCATTTTCCGAGAATATCAGACGGTCTGATTTCGCCACTTTCTTCCGCTCAAAGCGATTCACAGCGAGGCGAAGAAAGGCGAAAAAGTCAGTGATGCAGGCGATCACCTGGAGCAATGAGGGTAACCCGGAAAGCATCCGGGCAGCACAAGtggagaatatgaaaaaatacatggATTTATCGGCTGATCCTTGTGATGATTTTTATCAGTATGCTTGTGGCAATTGGGACAAAGTTAACCCAATACCGAAGGATAAAGCTGGATTAGATACGTTCGAAATCCTCCGAGAAAGTCTTGATATCGTGCTGAAGAACCTACTGCTGGAGACCAACGATGGCAGCCTGGTCGAGGTAGAGAATACTTTGGCCGCGACGACAAAACCCCCCGAAATGGAACATATTAGACGAGTGAGGAAACGCATCATCGGAAAACGAGCGGTGTTGAACAAGCTTGTGCTGAAGGCACAGATCAGAAAGGTAACAAAACGCGAACTATCATCGCAAGTGACGCTGGAAAATATCGTTAATAATGCAGAAACCAAGGCGCGCAATCTTTTCATATCGTGTATGAATTACAGCCGAATTGAAAAGCGAGGACTTCAACCATTATTCGACCTTTTAACATCTTTCGGTGGATGGCCAGTGCTTGATCCTAGCTGGCGTTCAGACAGTTTCGACTGGTTGAACATGACGGCGCACATACGCAAATACAACAACGACATTATGATTGTTGAGTGGGTTGGTCCGGACATCAAAAACTCcgacgaaaacataattcagtTCGATCAAACGTCTTTGGGTTTACCAACGCGTGATTACTTTCTCCAAGCCTCCAACAAGAAATACCTGGATGGATACAAACAATTCATGATTGATGTGATTGTCCTTTTGGGCGTTCAACTGGATGTAGCTAAACAGACGGCTGAGGAGATGATTGAATTCGAGATACAACTGGCCAACATTACCAGTTCGGTGGAAGAGAGAAACAATGTTTCCGTACTGTACAAGAAGATAATTCTGGAAAATCTTCACGATGAAGTGCCGGAAATTGACTGGACCAAATATTTGTCGATAGTTATGGAGCGCCCGATGAACAGTTCCGAATTTGTTGTGATGTTCGCGCTTAACTACATGAAGGATTTGGTGCAACTGATCAACCAAACCGAGCCACGAACCGTTGCCAACTACATCTTGTGGCGATTCGTAAGACATCGGATCAACAATTTGGATGATAGATTTTTGCAAGCCAAACAAAAGTTCTCAAATGTCTTGTTCGGCCGGGAGAAGAATCCTCCCCGATGGAAGAACTGCGTAAACCAGGTAAATGCCAACATGGGGATGGCGGTGGGAGCCATGTTTGTAAGGAAGTATTTCGACGAGAACAGCAAACGCGACACGCTAGCCATGACCTATGAGTTGCAGCAAGCTTTCCGTGAAATACTGAACGAGACAAATTGGCTAGATATGCCGACAAAACATCTAGCAGAAATGAAGGTCAACGCAATGTCGTTAAGAATTGGGTACCCGGATTTCATACTATCGCACAAAGAACTGAACGAGCGATATGCCGACCTAGAAATCGATCAAGAAAAGTACTTCGAAAACACATTGAATGTTCTCAGTCATATACGACGAACGGATCAGAATAAAATTGGCCAAACGGTGAACAAGACAGCGTGGCATACGGCACCAGCTGTTGTGAACGCTTACTACAGTCGcaacaaaaatcaaatcatgTTCCCGGCTGGGATTCTTCAACCCCCATTCTACCATCGGTACTTTCCAAAATCAATGAACTACGGCGGAATCGGAGTCGTCATAGGCCATGAACTGACGCATGGGTTTGACGATAAAGGACGACTGTTCGATCGCGATGGGAACTTGTACCGCTGGTGGAGCGATCACGCCATCGAAGCTTTCCACGAACGGGCAACCTGTCTAGTGCAACAATATGGGAAATACACCATCGACGAGGTGGGAGTCCAGATCGATGGAGAAAACACTCAAGGTGAGAACATAGCTGACAACGGTGGCATAAAGCAAGCCTTCCGAGCGTACACTAAATGGCTTTCGGAGCAGACGGATCCCGAGCTGCTGGGGAACGAAACACTACCGGGTCTCAACGTGACCAACACGCAGCTGTTCTTCCTTAACTTTGCACAAGTGTGGTGTGGAGTGATGCGACCTGAAGCAACCCGGAATAAGCTGAAAACAGCCGTCCATAGTCCCGGCAAGTTTCGCGTCATCGGAACCCTATCCAACTCGGATGATTTTGCACGGGAGTATGGTTGCCCTCCAGACTCCCCAATGAATCCCTCGGAAAAATGTAGTGTATGGTAG